The genomic DNA TCGTCGGACCGATTGATGACCCGGACGAATCCTTGCCGTCCCGATGTGTCGCCGGCCGCGGGGAACATCGGCACGAAGTGCATGGATCCTTCCTCGTGCCCGTGTCCGTGGGAGTCGCCGCCGTGGCCATGGTCATCATGGGCGTATTCCAGCAGGTTTTTCGGAGCCGTGGACAGGTTCGAAAGGTAGCCTTCCGGGCTCAGCAGCAGGCTCATGACGGTGACCGGTTGCTCCGATTTGACCCAAAGCTGCCACTTGCCTTCCCCGGCGCCAAGGGCGCCTTCGAAATCTTCGTGCCCGGATTCCAGATCGGCGGCGGCCAGGGTGCGCGAGGTTCCGGCCGGAATCGGGAGGCTCACGTAGCCGACGGTGTCGTCATCATGGCCATCAGAGTCATGGCCGTGATCGTCATGGGAGTGGCCGTGATCGTCGTCGGAGTCTCCATGGTCGCCGGTGGAGGTGCCATGATCGTCGGTGGCCGTGATCCGGACCTCGACATCGTCGTCACCGGGGTTGGCAATGCGCAGCCGGCTGCGCTGGTTCATGTTACGACCCGGGTTGAAGATGGCTACCTGGTAGGTGTATTTGTAATCTGTGCCGTGTTCGTTATCTCCATGATGGTCGTCTCCGTGATCGTGGTCGTGGTCCGATTCTTCCGAGTGAGGTTTCATGGAATCGGCAGGAACGATGTCGTGCATCGAGGTCAGGAACCCATCCGCAGGGGTGCGAATGTAGGCGAGTACCTCGATATCCAGTTCGCTCGACAGCATGAGGCGCCAATCGCGTTCGGTGGAACCCGCGCTACCGGTCAGGCCCTTGTCGGTATTGCCGTTTTCAAGATCCCCCGAGTTGAAATGGACCGTCTCGCCTGCGGCGATGGACAACGTCACGTGCGACCCCACGTGCCCTGCATCGTCGACGGCGACGATCTCGACCTCGCCGGAGTGGTCGGAATGGTTGAGCACCCGCACGAATCCTTCCCGCACAGCGTCGGAAGCCGACGGAAAATAGGGTACCGAGTGGCTTCCCGCGCGCTCATCGGTTGTGTCATCCGTCGAGGCAACGGCGTCGGGCAGGCCCAACCCGAACCAGATCATCGGCAAACACAGCAGGCCGAGCCACAACAGGGCCCGGATTTCTGCAAGCGGGTTTCGAACAGACCCGGGATTCATCTCGGAAAGCACTGCAGGGCCGGGGGATGGATTTTCCGGGCGATGGCCGGGTATCGGGGCGGATTGGGCGGGCATGTGCATCGTTCCTGCTCGTATTACCGCCTGACCGACTGGCTCAACTGGCAGGACAGCATTGGTTTTTCGCAGCGCTCGTAGCGCGGGTATGAATCTACAACAAACGAGGCGTCAATCACATGTCGGTCGTGGCCGCAGGCAGGTCGACTGTGGCGATGGCGCCCGATATGCTCGCGCCACCATTCATTCGGGAGGCGATGGAGTTGGCTACAGGAAACCGACCCGATCGGTATCCGCGCCGGATTGCGGCCGCCGTCGCGCTGACGATGCTCGGTTGCGCGGCCTGGGCCCAGGACGACAGCGGCGTAATCGAGGAAATCGTCGTGACCGGAACCCAGATCAGGGGCGCCAACATCGCGGAGGCCCTCGCGGTGTCCGTGGTGACCGCCGAAGACATCGATGTGCTCGGCATCGACTCCGGTGAAGAGTTGCTCGCCATGATCCCGGAGAACGGGCAGAACTTTTTCAACGAAGCGGAAAACATCAGCGGCGGCGTCAATTCCGCACGCGGAGACGTGGGCGCCTATAACCTGCGCAGCATGGGAACCGGCAATACCCTGTCGCTGCTGAACGGGCGCCGGGTGGTGAACTCGGCGACCTTCCAGACCGAAGAGGTCGGCGGCAGTTTCGTGCCTGTCAACACGGCCAACACCAACACCATTCCGGTGCGCGGCGTGGAGCGCGTGGAGGTGTTGCGCGATGGCGCCTCCGCGATATACGGCGC from Gemmatimonadota bacterium includes the following:
- a CDS encoding TonB-dependent receptor plug domain-containing protein, which gives rise to MLGCAAWAQDDSGVIEEIVVTGTQIRGANIAEALAVSVVTAEDIDVLGIDSGEELLAMIPENGQNFFNEAENISGGVNSARGDVGAYNLRSMGTGNTLSLLNGRRVVNSATFQTEEVGGSFVPVNTANTNTIPVRGVERVEVLRDGASAIYGADAVAGVVNTVLKSDFEGLTVRVKHTEFDGLPRDDQSLSLEWGRYFNDGRTNVGFFFDYLKRGRVNSQDDERWANSDFRERVPEDSPFAGSASF
- a CDS encoding DUF5719 family protein, giving the protein MPAQSAPIPGHRPENPSPGPAVLSEMNPGSVRNPLAEIRALLWLGLLCLPMIWFGLGLPDAVASTDDTTDERAGSHSVPYFPSASDAVREGFVRVLNHSDHSGEVEIVAVDDAGHVGSHVTLSIAAGETVHFNSGDLENGNTDKGLTGSAGSTERDWRLMLSSELDIEVLAYIRTPADGFLTSMHDIVPADSMKPHSEESDHDHDHGDDHHGDNEHGTDYKYTYQVAIFNPGRNMNQRSRLRIANPGDDDVEVRITATDDHGTSTGDHGDSDDDHGHSHDDHGHDSDGHDDDTVGYVSLPIPAGTSRTLAAADLESGHEDFEGALGAGEGKWQLWVKSEQPVTVMSLLLSPEGYLSNLSTAPKNLLEYAHDDHGHGGDSHGHGHEEGSMHFVPMFPAAGDTSGRQGFVRVINRSDDDGEATIHAYDDAGAKQGPLTLTIGAGRTAHFNSDDLESGAMAKGLSGMVVPGMGDWWLTLETELDIQVLAYIRIQGDDPATSGFLTAMHDVAPMSAGRHRVAILNPAANPNQQSRLRIVNPGDVTAEVEISGVDDEGHESHDPIELSVAPGAARTFIAMALEEGDAGFEGELGDGAGKWQLNVTSEQPIIVMSLMSVP